The proteins below are encoded in one region of Ostrea edulis chromosome 3, xbOstEdul1.1, whole genome shotgun sequence:
- the LOC125673588 gene encoding uncharacterized protein LOC125673588 has translation MDSSSLTPQNETGIQHMSESVFVGLCHTVGTSQQVAMRRDMIDISEMVRNRVTTSNQNMMMLSGSDREGFRMKGSDVDYMYWFNNQPVIWDLSQTQFYNVHRQSLILSVSSESPPGFTLLQLLSPRANNIVISALVTMNGRRYISSSKYRDITCSLITPNSTVHGPCGSGVIMTLEYDDAHCFACEFWPPSASSWIDRCHTWPQPQVVRDIVRSGCHFVAIGHKLGNHESNEWRISFSLAEQKLVYSMNHSQFLTYGLLKLFLKEVINNGLGDNEKLLCSYHMKTAVFWMIQQNTIPNWCPQNLLKCFWYCFKLILKWVYEGVCPNFFIPENNMFLSNIHSEAQNRLFLRLFGFYEKGLASLLHSPSLRSYIMNVLYNPRLSICTDEHTLVSEIEFDKEMFIEIFGVYSLPSSNLYLNMKYLNTVDQLTVSPLTQYQVLMLQVHTVAILHNAAFTLQNMYRNTTENKLMYIADRMSCHMLKLTDKFGCISDRLYIAMYYYKTLRYTEALSVIEMTKVNLAQPYVMYNRTVDTERYTEAVGGQSRSTKLRHAVACNIKLNNRIIYINELMTEQSFSLQNHFPHMIIPPLVVLHMLEFLCYRHIDTMRAQTALNDLQVLVHHDQGLYVAVHLRDISWQILGICQQISGNLQAALYSFQQSLGQYPFHKIQSATLMRIHQLG, from the exons ATGGATTCCTCCAGTTTAACACCCCAAAA TGAAACTGGTATACAGCATATGTCAGAGTCCGTGTTTGTGGGACTGTGTCATACAGTGGGGACCTCACAACAGGTGGCAATGAGAAGAGATATGATAGACATTAGTGAGATGGTGAGGAATAGAGTAACAACAAGTAACCAGAACATGATGATGTTGAGTGGAAGTGACAGAGAAGGATTCAGAATGAAGGGATCTGATGTGGATTACATGTATTGGTTTAACAACCAACCAGTGATCTGGGACTTATCTCAGACCCAGTTTTACAATGTACACAGACAATCCCTGATTCTCTCTGTCTCTTCTGAAAGTCCACCCGGATTTACTTTACTTCAGTTACTGTCACCAAGGGCAAACAACATTGTTATCTCAGCATTAGTCACAATGAATGGTAGACGTTATATATCTAGTTCTAAATACAGAGACATCACATGTTCTCTTATAACTCCCAACTCTACAGTACATGGTCCATGTGGCAGTGGAGTTATTATGACACTAGAATATGATGATGCCCATTGTTTTGCTTGTGAGTTTTGGCCTCCGTCTGCCTCCTCATGGATAGACAGATGTCACACATGGCCCCAGCCACAGGTTGTTAGGGACATAGTCAGAAGTGGATGTCACTTTGTAGCAATAGGTCACAAATTAGGAAATCATGAAAGCAATGAATGGAGAATTTCATTTTCTCTGGCAGAACAAAAACTTGTGTACTCAATGAACCACAGTCAATTCTTAACTTATGGTTTGTTGAAATTGTTCTTAAAAGAAGTCATTAACAATGGATTAGGTGATAATGAGAAATTACTGTGTTCCTATCACATGAAGACAGCAGTTTTCTGGATGATTCAGCAAAACACAATACCTAACTGGTGTCCACAGAATCTCCTGAAATGTTTCTGGTACTGCTTTAAACTCATCCTTAAATGGGTGTATGAGGGAGTTTGTCCTAACTTTTTCATTCCAGAAAACAACATGTTTCTCAGTAATATCCACAGTGAAGCACAAAACAGATTATTCCTTAGACTGTTTGGTTTTTATGAAAAAGGTTTAGCATCCCTGCTACACAGTCCCTCCCTCAGGTCCTATATCATGAATGTCCTTTATAACCCCAGACTCAGTATTTGTACAGATGAACACACTCTAGTATCTGAGATTGAGTTtgataaagaaatgtttattgaaatatttggaGTATATTCATTACCCTCATCAAACCTCTACCTCAATATGAAGTACCTAAACACAGTAGACCAGTTGACAGTCTCACCTCTGACACAGTATCAAGTTCTCAtgttacaggtacatacagtcGCCATCCTTCACAATGCTGCTTTTACATTACAAAACATGTACAGGAACACCACTGAAAACAAGCTGATGTATATTGCTGACAGAATGTCCTGTCACATGTTGAAACTCACAGACAAGTTTGGGTGTATTTCTGATAGGTTGTACATTGCAATGTATTATTACAAGACACTCAGATACACAGAGGCTTTGTCTGTGATAGAGATGACAAAGGTCAACTTAGCACAGCCATATGTGATGTATAACAGGACAGTAGACACAGAGAGGTATACCGAGGCTGTAGGGGGGCAGTCCCGGTCTACAAAGTTAAGACATGCTGTAGCATGCAATATCAAATTAAACAACAGaatcatttatatcaatgaATTAATGACAGAGCAGAGTTTTTCCTTACAGAACCATTTCCCTCACATGATTATCCCGCCCCTAGTTGTGTTACACATGCTGGAGTTCCTGTGTTACAGACATATTGACACAATGAGAGCACAAACAGCTCTTAATGATCTACAGGTCCTAGTTCACCATGATCAGGGGCTGTATGTAGCTGTGCACTTAAGAGACATATCATGGCAGATCCTGGGTATCTGTCAACAGATCTCAGGGAACCTCCAGGCTGCTCTATACTCCTTCCAACAATCACTCGGACAATATCCATTCCATAAAATACAAAGTGCTACACTAATGAGAATACATCAACTTGGATAA